In Leptodactylus fuscus isolate aLepFus1 chromosome 2, aLepFus1.hap2, whole genome shotgun sequence, one genomic interval encodes:
- the LOC142194027 gene encoding DNA damage-regulated autophagy modulator protein 1-like, whose product MEIRGLAFLPILWSIWMLLGLSTLFAVTVILGHETHPYISATAARLPESVIYTVVFMVSSILGAGIVLLQYKFMIIRTEPSEKRHLIGQRILLAIGWISCIGSALNAVFPVNVNLTAHDIGSGLGFGCADIFNLCQAILLYKRSFSSRRMCHIRLALTSVTSVLMLFFSGVMSSFYLHLIPDNHKQVISDAGMVVEWVQMFCLVIQQLTNYTDFQHLSLRLSREGVSISLREPAQDPENP is encoded by the exons ATGGAAATCCGGGGTTTGGCGTTCCTGCCTATCCTGTGGTCCATATGGATGCTATTGGGTCTCAGTACCCTGTTTGCCGTAACGGTAATATTAGGGCATGAAACACATCCGTACATCAG TGCGACAGCAGCTCGGCTGCCAGAGTCCGTGATCTACACGGTGGTCTTCATGGTGTCTTCCATTCTGG GAGCTGGCATCGTTCTCCTCCAATACAAGTTCATGATAATTCGGACTGAACCATCGGAGAagcgacatctcataggccagcgAATACTACTCGCCATAGGATGGATATCCTGTATTGGGTCCGCCCTGAATGCTGTATTTCCG GTGAATGTCAACCTTACAGCTCACGATATTGGCTCAGGACTCGGTTTTGGATGTGCTGACATTTTCAACTTATGTCAAGCGATTCTCCTGTATAAGAGGTCCTTCAGCAGTCGGCGAATGTGCCATATtagactggctctgacctcggtgACATCTGTACTAATGCTATTCT TCAGTGGAGTCATGTCCAGTTTTTACCTCCATCTAATCCCTGACAACCATAAGCAG GTCATCTCTGATGCAGGCATGGTGGTCGAGTGGGTTCAGATGTTCTGCCTCGTAATTCAACAACTGACCAATTATACAGATTTCCAG CATTTATCTTTAAGGTTGTCCCGAGAAGGTGTCTCCATCAGCCTGAGAGAACCAGCCCAGGACCCTGAAAACCCCTAA